The stretch of DNA CCTGCGCCACGACCGACGCCGGCCCGATATGCCTCGCCAGATAAGCAGCCACCAGGAACACCAACCCCTCCAGGAAAAACACCGTGGAGTACGCCGTCAACACCGAGCCACTCGCCCACCGGATGAGATCGACGAGGCCCGTGCCGGCGATTCCCCCAGCGGCAAAGGCGATCGCCTGGGCCGCGCCCCAGAGACCCATGCGTACGCCCTCGCGGGCGCGCGCGCCTTCCGCCACCATCGCCATCATCGAACCGATAGCCGCCACCGAAAAAGCGCCGTTGGCGGCGCCGAGCGCGAAGACCGAGGGCGCAAGAGGCCAACTGTCCGGCAGGTAACCAGCGACTGCCAGGCCGAACAGGGCAAGCCCAGAGGCGAGGCAACCGCCCACACACCAGGCCGTCAGGCTGCCGAGGCCACGGCCGGCTCCAGATCGGGCCAGACCCGCC from Candidatus Sericytochromatia bacterium encodes:
- a CDS encoding PucC family protein, with amino-acid sequence GFVLTAGVAGALLEPFSLPRMVAVSAGVVGMAWLVATLAVWGVEGDAPAVPEPETMPAFRLALREVWAETRARRLTVFIFVSMLAYSAQDLILEPFAGSIFGLTPGQSTQLSGIQNSGVLLGMLLVAGLARSGAGRGLGSLTAWCVGGCLASGLALFGLAVAGYLPDSWPLAPSVFALGAANGAFSVAAIGSMMAMVAEGARAREGVRMGLWGAAQAIAFAAGGIAGTGLVDLIRWASGSVLTAYSTVFFLEGLVFLVAAYLARHIGPASVVAQARTWPGRGAVTVSAGGR